In Pseudomonas fluorescens, the following are encoded in one genomic region:
- a CDS encoding heme-binding protein, translated as MNSKSVLSQAEVAQILTAARAEAQANQWAVTIVVVDDGGHPLALERLDGCAPASAYIATEKARTSALGRRESKSYEDMVNAGRYAFLSAPLLTSLEGGVPIVFDGQVIGAIGVSGVKPEQDAQVAKAGAQCLK; from the coding sequence ATGAACAGCAAATCCGTCCTGAGCCAGGCCGAAGTCGCCCAGATCCTCACCGCCGCCCGCGCCGAAGCACAGGCCAATCAATGGGCCGTGACCATCGTGGTGGTCGATGACGGCGGCCACCCGCTGGCCCTCGAACGCCTCGACGGCTGCGCGCCCGCCAGTGCCTACATCGCCACCGAAAAGGCGCGCACTTCAGCCCTCGGGCGGCGCGAATCGAAAAGCTATGAAGACATGGTCAACGCCGGGCGCTACGCTTTCCTCTCAGCACCCTTGCTGACTTCGCTTGAGGGTGGCGTGCCGATTGTTTTCGATGGCCAGGTGATTGGCGCCATCGGCGTGTCGGGCGTCAAGCCCGAGCAGGATGCGCAAGTGGCCAAGGCCGGGGCGCAGTGCCTGAAATGA
- the yghX gene encoding YghX family hydrolase, translated as MTRLTAKDFSPQLLELYDYYAHGKINRREFLDRAALFTFGGLTAGALLAALSPNYALAEQVEFTDPDIIAEYITYPSPKGHGQVRGYLVRPAKATGKVPAVVVVHENRGLNPYIEDVARRLAKAGFIALAPDGLSSVGGYPGNDDKGRELQAKVDPEKLMNDFFAAVEWMMKHPAATGKVGITGFCYGGGVTNAAAVAYPELGAAVSFYGRQPTAEEVPRIKAPVMLHFGELDTRINEGWPAYEKALKAGGKIYEAYIYPGCNHGFHNDSTPRYDEAAAKLAWERTLGWFKKYLV; from the coding sequence ATGACCCGTCTAACTGCCAAAGACTTTTCCCCGCAACTGCTGGAACTGTACGACTACTACGCCCACGGCAAGATCAACCGCCGGGAGTTTCTCGACCGCGCGGCGTTGTTTACCTTCGGCGGCTTGACCGCAGGCGCCCTGCTCGCCGCGCTAAGCCCCAACTATGCGCTGGCCGAACAGGTCGAGTTCACCGATCCGGACATCATTGCCGAGTACATCACCTACCCCTCGCCCAAGGGCCACGGCCAGGTTCGCGGTTATCTGGTGCGCCCGGCCAAGGCCACCGGCAAGGTGCCGGCGGTGGTGGTCGTGCACGAAAACCGTGGGCTCAACCCCTACATCGAAGACGTGGCCCGCCGTCTGGCCAAGGCCGGTTTCATCGCCCTCGCCCCGGACGGCCTGAGTTCGGTCGGCGGTTATCCCGGCAATGACGACAAGGGCCGCGAGCTTCAGGCGAAGGTCGACCCGGAAAAGCTGATGAACGACTTTTTCGCCGCCGTAGAGTGGATGATGAAACACCCTGCCGCCACTGGAAAAGTCGGTATCACCGGGTTCTGCTACGGCGGTGGTGTGACCAACGCCGCCGCCGTGGCCTATCCGGAACTGGGGGCCGCCGTGTCGTTTTATGGCCGTCAGCCGACAGCCGAAGAAGTGCCCCGGATCAAGGCCCCGGTGATGCTGCACTTCGGCGAACTGGATACGCGGATCAACGAAGGCTGGCCGGCCTATGAGAAAGCGTTGAAGGCCGGGGGCAAGATCTATGAGGCCTATATCTACCCTGGCTGTAATCATGGTTTTCACAATGATTCGACGCCGCGTTATGACGAGGCGGCGGCGAAACTGGCGTGGGAGAGGACGTTGGGGTGGTTTAAAAAGTATCTGGTTTGA
- the glcF gene encoding glycolate oxidase subunit GlcF — translation MQTTLSESASHLPRAAEAESILRTCVHCGFCNATCPTYQLLGDELDGPRGRIYLIKQVLEGNDVTQKTQQHLDRCLSCRNCETTCPSGVDYHNLLDIGRAVVDAAVPRPLGQRLLREGLRQTVPHPELFKSLVNSGQVFRALLPGTLQSKLPRNVYPAKPRPTTLRERQVLMLEGCVQPSLSPNTNAAAARVLDRLGISVIATREAGCCGAVDYHLNAQAAGLDRARRNIDAWWPGIEKGAEAIVQTASGCGAFIKDYGHLLASDPAYADKAKKVSALARDLVEVLRDEPLEKLGIHASQRVAFHCPCTLQHGQKLGGAVEALLTGLGFNLTSVPDGHLCCGSAGTYSLTQPELSRQLRDNKLNALESGHPEVIVTANIGCQSHLDGAGRTPVRHWIELVEAALP, via the coding sequence ATGCAGACGACCTTGAGTGAAAGCGCCAGCCATCTGCCCCGCGCCGCAGAAGCCGAAAGCATCCTGCGCACCTGCGTGCACTGCGGGTTCTGCAATGCCACGTGCCCGACCTATCAATTGCTCGGCGATGAACTGGACGGACCGCGGGGCCGCATCTACCTGATCAAGCAAGTGCTGGAAGGCAACGACGTCACGCAAAAGACCCAACAGCACCTTGACCGCTGCCTGTCGTGCCGCAACTGCGAAACCACCTGCCCGTCGGGCGTCGACTACCACAACCTGCTGGACATCGGGCGGGCGGTGGTCGATGCGGCGGTGCCACGCCCGCTCGGTCAGCGCCTGTTGCGCGAGGGGTTGCGGCAGACCGTCCCCCATCCAGAGCTGTTCAAGAGCCTGGTCAATAGCGGTCAGGTGTTCCGCGCGCTGCTGCCCGGCACCCTGCAAAGCAAATTGCCGCGCAATGTCTACCCAGCCAAGCCGCGACCCACGACCCTGCGTGAGCGTCAGGTGCTGATGCTCGAAGGTTGCGTACAGCCCAGCCTGTCTCCCAACACCAATGCCGCGGCGGCGCGGGTGTTGGACCGGTTGGGGATCAGTGTCATCGCGACCCGCGAAGCCGGTTGCTGCGGCGCCGTGGACTACCACCTGAACGCCCAGGCCGCCGGCCTCGATCGCGCCCGACGCAACATCGACGCGTGGTGGCCGGGCATCGAAAAAGGTGCCGAGGCGATTGTGCAGACGGCCAGCGGTTGCGGCGCCTTCATCAAGGATTACGGCCATCTGCTCGCCAGCGACCCGGCCTATGCCGACAAGGCGAAAAAGGTCAGTGCGCTGGCCCGGGATCTGGTGGAGGTGTTGCGCGATGAGCCACTGGAAAAGCTCGGCATCCATGCCTCGCAGCGTGTGGCCTTCCATTGCCCCTGCACCCTGCAACACGGACAGAAACTCGGCGGTGCCGTGGAAGCGCTGCTGACCGGACTCGGCTTCAATCTGACGTCCGTTCCCGACGGACACCTGTGTTGCGGGTCGGCGGGCACCTATTCGCTGACCCAGCCCGAACTGTCGCGACAACTGCGCGACAACAAGCTCAACGCCCTGGAAAGCGGCCATCCCGAGGTCATTGTCACAGCCAACATCGGCTGCCAGTCGCACCTCGACGGCGCGGGGCGAACCCCGGTGCGGCACTGGATCGAACTGGTCGAAGCCGCCCTGCCTTAA
- the glcD gene encoding glycolate oxidase subunit GlcD yields MNILYDERVDGALPDVDKQALLQALQTRLPNLEVLHQREELKPYECDGLSAYRTTPMLVVLPRYIDEVQGVLQVCHELHVPVVARGAGTGLSGGALPLEKGVLLVMARFNNILHIDPAARTARVQPGVRNLAISQAAAPFGLYYAPDPSSQIACSIGGNVAENAGGVHCLKYGLTVHNVLKVDILTVDGEHLSLGSNALDAPGFDLLALFTGSEGLLGVITEVTVKLLPKPQTAKVLLAAFDSVEKAGRAVGDIIAAGIIPGGLEMMDNLAIRAAEDFIHAGYPVDAQAILLCELDGVEADVSDDCDRVRQVLQQAGAIELRQARDEAERVRFWAGRKNAFPAVGRLSPDYYCMDGTIPRRELPGVLKAIAELSNEYGLRVANVFHAGDGNMHPLILFDANQPGELDRAETLGGKILELCVKVGGSITGEHGVGREKINQMCAQFNSDELTLFHAIKAAFDPGGLLNPGKNIPTLHRCAEFGAMHIHGGQLPFPELERF; encoded by the coding sequence ATGAACATTCTCTACGATGAACGCGTTGACGGTGCCCTGCCCGACGTCGACAAACAGGCGCTGCTGCAGGCCCTGCAAACCCGCTTGCCGAATCTGGAAGTCCTGCATCAGCGCGAGGAACTCAAGCCCTACGAATGCGACGGACTGTCGGCCTATCGCACCACGCCGATGCTGGTGGTGCTGCCCCGATACATCGACGAAGTCCAGGGGGTGCTTCAGGTCTGCCATGAGCTGCACGTCCCCGTCGTGGCCCGTGGCGCCGGCACCGGTTTGTCCGGCGGCGCGCTACCCCTGGAGAAAGGCGTGCTGCTGGTGATGGCGCGCTTCAACAACATCCTGCACATCGACCCTGCCGCCCGTACTGCGCGGGTTCAGCCCGGTGTACGCAATCTGGCGATCTCCCAGGCGGCGGCACCCTTCGGCCTGTATTACGCGCCGGACCCATCCTCGCAAATCGCCTGCTCCATCGGCGGCAACGTCGCGGAAAATGCCGGGGGCGTGCACTGCCTGAAGTACGGCCTGACCGTGCACAACGTGCTCAAGGTCGACATCCTCACCGTCGACGGCGAGCACCTGAGCCTGGGCTCCAACGCCCTCGACGCCCCCGGTTTCGACCTGCTGGCGCTGTTCACCGGGTCCGAAGGCCTGCTCGGGGTGATCACCGAGGTCACGGTCAAGCTGCTGCCCAAGCCGCAGACCGCCAAAGTGCTGCTGGCGGCGTTCGATTCCGTGGAAAAAGCCGGGCGCGCCGTCGGCGACATCATTGCCGCCGGCATCATCCCCGGCGGCCTGGAAATGATGGACAACCTGGCGATCCGCGCCGCCGAGGACTTCATCCACGCCGGTTATCCGGTGGATGCCCAGGCGATTTTGCTGTGCGAACTCGACGGCGTTGAAGCCGATGTCTCAGATGACTGCGACCGGGTGCGCCAAGTGCTGCAACAGGCCGGCGCCATCGAGTTGCGCCAGGCCAGGGACGAAGCCGAGCGCGTGCGTTTCTGGGCCGGGCGCAAGAATGCGTTCCCGGCGGTGGGCCGCCTTTCGCCGGACTACTACTGCATGGACGGCACCATTCCCCGCCGCGAACTGCCCGGCGTGCTGAAGGCCATCGCCGAGCTCTCGAACGAATACGGCCTGCGGGTGGCCAACGTGTTCCATGCCGGCGACGGCAACATGCATCCGCTGATCCTGTTCGACGCCAATCAACCCGGTGAACTTGATCGAGCCGAGACCCTGGGCGGCAAGATTCTGGAGTTGTGCGTGAAAGTCGGCGGCAGCATCACCGGTGAACACGGCGTGGGCCGCGAGAAGATCAACCAGATGTGCGCGCAGTTCAACAGCGATGAGCTGACCCTGTTCCATGCCATCAAGGCCGCCTTCGACCCCGGCGGCCTGCTCAACCCCGGCAAGAACATTCCGACCCTGCACCGCTGCGCCGAATTCGGTGCCATGCACATACATGGCGGTCAATTGCCCTTCCCTGAGCTGGAGCGTTTCTGA
- the glcE gene encoding glycolate oxidase subunit GlcE, with protein sequence MRSPEDFDDSASLLEQVNQALENATPLRIQGSNSKAFLGRTTAGEILDTRSHRGIVSYDPTELVISARCGTPLSQLAQVLDAAQQMLPCEPPSFGDGATVGGMIACGLSGPRRPWSGSVRDFVLGTRVITGQGKLLRFGGEVMKNVAGYDLSRLMAGSYGSLGLIAEVSLKVLPKPRQALSISLEMDAERALLRLAEWGQQPLPISAACHDGERLHLRLEGGEGSVAAAHERLGGERLEACWWDDLNEQRLSFFDQDQPLWRLSLPHNTPLLSLPGRQLIDWGGAQRWLKSDADAAYIRQVVDEVGGHVTCFSHGLTDSPFHPLPPALMRYHRNLKQQLDPRGIFNPGRLYAEL encoded by the coding sequence ATGCGCAGCCCTGAAGATTTCGATGACAGCGCGTCACTGCTGGAACAGGTCAATCAGGCGCTGGAAAACGCCACGCCGTTGCGCATCCAGGGTTCAAACAGCAAAGCCTTTCTCGGCCGCACCACGGCCGGGGAAATTCTCGATACCCGCTCGCACCGGGGCATTGTCAGTTACGACCCGACTGAACTTGTGATCAGCGCCCGTTGCGGCACACCGTTGTCGCAGCTGGCGCAGGTGCTGGACGCCGCGCAGCAGATGCTGCCCTGCGAGCCACCGTCCTTCGGCGACGGCGCCACCGTCGGCGGCATGATCGCCTGTGGGCTGTCCGGGCCACGGCGCCCGTGGTCCGGCTCGGTGCGGGATTTCGTGCTCGGCACGCGGGTCATCACCGGCCAGGGCAAGCTGTTGCGCTTCGGTGGCGAGGTGATGAAAAACGTCGCCGGCTACGACCTGTCGCGCCTGATGGCCGGCAGTTACGGCAGCCTCGGGCTGATCGCCGAAGTTTCCCTCAAAGTGCTGCCAAAACCCCGGCAAGCCTTAAGCATCAGCCTGGAAATGGACGCCGAACGGGCCTTGCTGCGCCTGGCGGAATGGGGCCAGCAGCCGTTGCCGATCAGCGCGGCCTGCCACGATGGCGAACGCCTGCACCTGCGACTGGAGGGCGGTGAAGGTTCGGTGGCGGCGGCCCATGAACGCCTCGGGGGTGAGCGGCTGGAGGCTTGCTGGTGGGACGATCTCAACGAGCAGCGCTTGAGTTTCTTCGATCAAGACCAACCGCTTTGGCGCCTGTCCTTGCCGCACAACACGCCGCTCCTGTCGCTGCCGGGGCGCCAGTTGATCGACTGGGGCGGCGCCCAGCGCTGGCTGAAATCCGATGCCGATGCAGCGTACATCCGCCAGGTCGTCGACGAGGTCGGCGGCCATGTCACCTGTTTCAGCCACGGCCTGACCGACAGCCCCTTCCATCCGCTGCCCCCGGCGCTGATGCGTTATCACCGCAACCTGAAACAACAACTCGATCCACGGGGCATCTTCAACCCCGGACGCCTGTACGCGGAGCTTTGA